The genomic interval GTTGAGCTTAGGTTTACTCATAGGCTATCTGCTGGAAAGTGTGTTCAATATGTTTGAACCCGTAGCTTATTTTTCTATGATTCTGCTATTTGGCGGCATTGGCTTACTGGTTTCTTATGCCGTACAATTCAACCACGAAGAAAGAGAACGTGAACGGGAGCGGGAACAAGAAATAAAGGCTGAAAAGCAGTATTCAGACGACATATAGTACAGTATCCATACATCCAGTGGTAGACATGGTATAACTATGCAGTATAAAGCTTGTTTATCTTTACCAGAATACCTCGTAACTTACCGTCTGTTTCAGACTTCATGTTTACCACTGTTGCATCACTGTTGAGCAGAAAGATTATTAAAATCAGCCTGGGCATCATTGCCGGTAGTTTTTTGCTGTTTTTATTACTGCATCTGCTGTTTCCACTAAAACTCTTAGTTTCTTATTCCCAGATTATTACTGCCCGCGACGGTTCGGTACTGCATGGCTATTTAAGTCACGACGACAAGTGGCGCATGAAAACAGAACTCAAAGAGATTATTCCGCAACTGAGCAAAACCATTATTTACAAAGAAGACAAGTATTTCTATTACCATCCGGGCATTAACCCAGTGGCTATTGTAAGGGCAGGAGTTAATAATATACTCAAAGGAAAAACAACCTCTGGTGCTTCTACCATTACTATGCAGGTGGCCCGTTTGCTGTCGCCAAAAAAACGTACTTATGCCAATAAAGTGGTGGAAATATTCAGGGCATTACAACTGGAATGGCAGTTCAGCAAAGAAGAAATTCTGCAATTATACCTGAATCTTGTTCCGTATGGCGGTAATGTAGAGGGGGTGAAATCTGCTTCCCTGTTGTACTTTGGCCGTTTACCAGACCAGCTCAGCCTGGCTCAGATAGCCACTTTATCTATCGTGCCTAACCGGCCTACTTCCCTTGGTCTGGGAAAAAACGAAATACTGCTGTTACAGGAACGGAATAAGTGGCTTAAACGCTTTGAGAGAGATAATTTATTTCCTGAAAAAGAAATACAGGATGCCTTACTGGAACCTCTGGAAGCTAGGCGAAGGCCAGTGCCTAAAGTAGCTCCGCATTTTTCTTACCGGCTCAAAAGTCAGTTTCCGAAAGCCGATCAGTTGCCTACCACACTCAATCCTGCCATGCAACAGAAAGTGCAGCAACTAGCTTATAATTATAGTAAACGCCTGCAACGCTATAATATCAATAACCTGGCTGTGCTTGTGCTGAATAACCGCACGATGGAGGTAGAAGCTTATATTGGCTCACCCGATTATAGCGATCAGGCACATGCCGGGCAGGTAGATGGAGTAAAGGCAATTCGCTCTCCGGGAAGTACTTTAAAGCCATTGATTTATGCAATGGGAATAGATATGGGCAAAATCACCCCTAAAACCATACTAACTGATGTGCCCAGCAGTTTTGCCGGATATAACCCGGATAACTTCGATAAAAAGTTCAATGGCCGGGTGAGTGTAGAAAAAGCCTTGTCGTATTCGCTCAATATACCGGCGGTGAAAGTATTGCATGAAACCGGGCTCCCCATCTTTATTGACAAATTAAAACGAGCCAGTTTCCGGCAGATCGATAAAGATGAAAACAAACTGGGTTTATCAGTAGCGCTTGGAGGTTGTGGTGTAACCCTTGAAGAACTAACAGGCTTATTCGCTTCCTTTGCCAATAATGGCTATTACAGACCTTTACGTTACCTCACGCAACCAAAACCTGTTACGCCAGATACAGCCAGACAAGTGCGCATTGTTTCTCCGGAAGCGGCGTTTATGATCCATGAAATTCTTACCCAGGCTTCCAGGCCGGATCTGCCTAATAATTACCAGAATAGTTATCATGTGCCGAAAGTAGCCTGGAAGACCGGAACTTCGTATGGACGCAGGGATGCCTGGAGTATTGGGTATAATGCTACATATACAGTAGGGGTATGGGTAGGCAATGCCAGTGGGGAAGGGGTTCGGGAATTGACTGGCGCTGATATTGCAACCCCCTTGCTATTTACCATCTTCAATACGATTGATTATAATTCTACTAATCAATGGTTTTCTGCACCCAAAAGTCTGGCTTTCCGGCTGGTGTGTACCGAAACCGGACTTGCCCCGGATGATTTTTGTAAGAATCAGGCGGCAGATTATTTTATTCCATTGGTTTCCTCTACCCAAAAATGCACCCACGAAAAAGAAGTGGCCATTTCTATAAATGAATCATTCTCGTATTGTACCACTTGCCAGCCAGCTATCGGATTTAAAAAGAAGCGCTATCCTAACCTGACCCCAGATTTGATCGCCTATTATGATAACAGTGGAATCGTATATGAGAAAATTCCCAGACATAACCCGACTTGTACCCGCATTTTTGATAGTCAGGCTCCTTTAATTGTTTCGCCGGTACAAGGCCAGGAATACTTTATCGACAGTGATTCGCCGCCGGAACTAATGCTGAGCTGCCAGGCGGATAATGAAGTGAAGCAAGTCTAT from Rhodocytophaga rosea carries:
- a CDS encoding DUF6249 domain-containing protein; translation: MEISPILIPISAIVGVFTMIILIRKFENDERMAMIEKGLNPHTPKPRRPRPKSNSMITFHFAAISIGLSLGLLIGYLLESVFNMFEPVAYFSMILLFGGIGLLVSYAVQFNHEEREREREREQEIKAEKQYSDDI
- the pbpC gene encoding penicillin-binding protein 1C is translated as MFTTVASLLSRKIIKISLGIIAGSFLLFLLLHLLFPLKLLVSYSQIITARDGSVLHGYLSHDDKWRMKTELKEIIPQLSKTIIYKEDKYFYYHPGINPVAIVRAGVNNILKGKTTSGASTITMQVARLLSPKKRTYANKVVEIFRALQLEWQFSKEEILQLYLNLVPYGGNVEGVKSASLLYFGRLPDQLSLAQIATLSIVPNRPTSLGLGKNEILLLQERNKWLKRFERDNLFPEKEIQDALLEPLEARRRPVPKVAPHFSYRLKSQFPKADQLPTTLNPAMQQKVQQLAYNYSKRLQRYNINNLAVLVLNNRTMEVEAYIGSPDYSDQAHAGQVDGVKAIRSPGSTLKPLIYAMGIDMGKITPKTILTDVPSSFAGYNPDNFDKKFNGRVSVEKALSYSLNIPAVKVLHETGLPIFIDKLKRASFRQIDKDENKLGLSVALGGCGVTLEELTGLFASFANNGYYRPLRYLTQPKPVTPDTARQVRIVSPEAAFMIHEILTQASRPDLPNNYQNSYHVPKVAWKTGTSYGRRDAWSIGYNATYTVGVWVGNASGEGVRELTGADIATPLLFTIFNTIDYNSTNQWFSAPKSLAFRLVCTETGLAPDDFCKNQAADYFIPLVSSTQKCTHEKEVAISINESFSYCTTCQPAIGFKKKRYPNLTPDLIAYYDNSGIVYEKIPRHNPTCTRIFDSQAPLIVSPVQGQEYFIDSDSPPELMLSCQADNEVKQVYWFINDQFYVTANAAEKVFFKPATGPLKISCSDDKGRNSDVQVKVRAE